A window of Actinopolymorpha sp. NPDC004070 contains these coding sequences:
- a CDS encoding ABC transporter permease — protein sequence MADPTLLETGSSTPVAPPDNPVKSKSPTQIALERLRKDKIAIICAVIVLFFVLLAIFADVITAVTHTDPSTPHMDLVDDYGFPTVNPSAAHPFGLEPRLGRDLFARWVEGSRPSLIVATSAAVISTIIGTSMGLLAGFLGGRIDRAISWLIDLMLSMPLILFVFAIVPVVQARFASDDATVSKVRLWSLVAIFAIFGWTGLGRLVRAQVLSLREREFIQAARAIGVPTHQILFRELLPNLTGQIIVFLSLAVPSYIASEAGLSYLGIGLTEPTPSWGRTINSALTYYQTYPIYFWQPALAILVLVLALNLLGDAIRDAFDPTTRR from the coding sequence ATGGCGGACCCGACCCTGCTCGAGACCGGAAGCAGTACACCGGTCGCCCCTCCGGACAACCCGGTCAAGAGCAAGTCTCCGACGCAGATCGCGCTGGAGCGGCTTCGTAAGGACAAGATCGCCATCATCTGCGCGGTCATCGTTCTTTTCTTCGTTCTGCTCGCGATCTTCGCCGACGTCATCACCGCCGTCACCCACACCGATCCGAGTACCCCGCACATGGACCTGGTCGACGACTACGGCTTCCCGACCGTCAACCCCAGCGCCGCGCACCCGTTCGGGCTGGAGCCCCGCCTGGGCAGGGATCTGTTCGCCCGCTGGGTCGAGGGCAGCCGCCCGTCCCTGATCGTGGCGACCAGCGCGGCGGTCATCTCCACGATCATCGGCACGTCGATGGGACTCCTGGCGGGCTTCCTGGGCGGACGGATCGACCGGGCGATCTCCTGGCTGATCGACCTGATGCTGTCGATGCCGCTGATCCTCTTCGTGTTCGCGATCGTCCCGGTCGTGCAGGCGCGGTTCGCCTCCGACGACGCCACCGTCTCCAAGGTGCGCCTGTGGTCGCTGGTGGCGATCTTCGCGATCTTCGGCTGGACCGGTCTCGGCCGGCTGGTCCGGGCCCAGGTGCTGTCGCTGCGCGAGCGGGAGTTCATCCAGGCGGCCCGAGCGATCGGCGTACCGACGCACCAGATCCTCTTCCGCGAACTCCTGCCCAACCTCACCGGCCAGATCATCGTGTTCTTGTCGCTGGCGGTTCCGAGCTACATCGCTTCGGAGGCAGGGCTTTCCTATCTCGGGATCGGCCTCACGGAGCCGACTCCCTCCTGGGGGCGCACGATCAACTCCGCGCTCACCTACTACCAGACGTACCCCATCTACTTCTGGCAACCGGCACTGGCGATTCTCGTGCTGGTACTGGCTCTGAACCTTCTCGGCGACGCGATCCGCGACGCCTTCGACCCAACGACTCGTCGGTAG
- the aspS gene encoding aspartate--tRNA ligase, whose product MIRTHEAGTLRADHLDATVTLAGWIARRRDHGGVAFLDLRDASGTVQVVIRDEETAHGLRQEHCLRVVGQVRRRPEGNANPNLPTGEVEVVASEVEVLSTAEALPFPIEEHHQTPVNEEVRLRHRYLDLRRPEMAAKLRTRSRVTRLIRDVMDEHGFVDVETPYLTRSTPEGARDFVVPVRLQPGSWYALPQSPQLFKQLLMVAGIERYYQIARCFRDEDFRADRQPEFTQLDVEMSFCDTDDIIALTEQVLARVWKTVVGYDITLPIPRMTYAEAMRRFGIDRPDLRFGNELVDFTDYFAHTPFRVFQAKGEDFHVGAVVMPGGAGQARKELDAWQEWARSRGAKGLAYVLVGEGGELGGPVAKNLSEDERAGLAEHAGAKPGDCVFFAAGPRSEALGLLAAVRLEVGERCGLIDHSRWEFCWVVDAPMFEPVERFDGEKGWTAIHHPFTAPTAEWVDRFEEDPGQALSQAYDIVLNGNEIGGGSIRIHRADVQQRVFDLIGLSQEEAASQFGFLLEAFKYGPPPHGGIALGLDRLVALLTGAESIRDVIAFPKSASGADPLTGAPTPISPAQRREAGIDVVPGKSAGTGRHRADDEKVTDTSVGKNDTPSKP is encoded by the coding sequence GTGATCCGTACGCACGAGGCCGGCACGCTCCGCGCCGACCATCTGGACGCGACCGTGACCCTGGCCGGGTGGATCGCCCGGCGCCGCGACCACGGCGGCGTGGCCTTCCTCGACCTGCGCGACGCGTCCGGGACCGTCCAGGTGGTGATCCGCGACGAGGAGACCGCGCACGGCCTGCGCCAGGAGCACTGCCTGCGGGTGGTCGGGCAGGTCCGCCGCCGCCCGGAGGGCAACGCCAACCCCAACCTGCCCACCGGCGAAGTGGAGGTGGTGGCGAGCGAGGTGGAGGTGCTCAGCACCGCCGAGGCGCTGCCGTTCCCGATCGAGGAGCACCACCAGACACCGGTCAACGAGGAGGTCCGGCTGCGGCACCGCTACCTCGACCTTCGCCGGCCGGAGATGGCGGCGAAGCTGCGCACCAGGTCGCGGGTCACCCGGCTGATCCGGGACGTGATGGACGAGCACGGCTTCGTCGACGTCGAGACGCCCTACCTCACCCGGTCCACCCCCGAGGGTGCCCGCGACTTCGTGGTGCCGGTCCGGTTGCAGCCGGGCAGCTGGTACGCCCTCCCGCAGTCGCCGCAGCTGTTCAAGCAGCTGCTGATGGTCGCCGGCATCGAGCGTTACTACCAGATCGCGCGGTGTTTCCGGGACGAGGACTTCCGTGCCGACCGGCAGCCGGAGTTCACCCAGCTCGACGTGGAGATGTCGTTCTGCGACACCGACGACATCATCGCCCTGACCGAGCAGGTGCTCGCCCGGGTGTGGAAGACGGTCGTGGGGTACGACATCACGCTGCCGATCCCGCGGATGACCTACGCCGAGGCGATGCGCAGGTTCGGCATCGACCGGCCCGACCTGCGTTTCGGCAACGAGCTGGTCGACTTCACCGACTACTTCGCACACACGCCGTTCCGGGTGTTCCAGGCCAAGGGCGAGGACTTCCACGTCGGCGCCGTGGTGATGCCCGGGGGAGCGGGGCAGGCGCGCAAGGAGCTGGACGCCTGGCAGGAGTGGGCCCGCTCGCGCGGCGCGAAGGGTCTGGCGTACGTCCTGGTCGGTGAGGGCGGTGAGCTCGGCGGCCCGGTGGCCAAGAACCTCTCCGAGGACGAGCGCGCCGGACTCGCCGAGCACGCCGGCGCGAAGCCCGGCGACTGCGTCTTCTTCGCGGCCGGACCCCGCTCGGAGGCGCTGGGCCTACTGGCGGCGGTGCGGCTGGAGGTGGGCGAGCGCTGTGGCCTGATCGACCACTCCCGGTGGGAGTTCTGCTGGGTGGTCGACGCGCCGATGTTCGAGCCGGTGGAGAGGTTCGACGGCGAGAAGGGGTGGACCGCGATCCACCACCCGTTCACCGCGCCCACGGCCGAATGGGTGGACCGGTTCGAGGAGGATCCGGGGCAGGCGCTGTCCCAGGCGTACGACATCGTGCTGAACGGCAACGAGATCGGCGGTGGGTCGATCCGTATCCACCGCGCCGACGTCCAGCAGCGCGTCTTCGACCTGATCGGTCTGTCGCAGGAGGAGGCGGCCAGTCAGTTCGGCTTCCTGCTGGAGGCGTTCAAGTACGGCCCGCCCCCGCACGGCGGCATCGCGCTCGGCCTGGACCGGCTGGTGGCGCTGCTGACCGGCGCGGAGTCGATCCGGGACGTCATCGCGTTCCCCAAGAGCGCTTCCGGTGCCGATCCCCTCACCGGCGCGCCGACGCCGATCTCGCCGGCGCAGCGTCGCGAGGCCGGAATCGACGTCGTTCCGGGCAAGTCGGCCGGGACCGGACGGCATCGCGCCGACGACGAGAAGGTGACCGATACTTCGGTCGGAAAGAACGACACTCCGTCAAAGCCCTGA
- the hisS gene encoding histidine--tRNA ligase, with translation MSFQAPKGTFDVVPPRSATWLAVREALSRPPRLAGYEYVETPLFEDTGLFVRGVGESTDVVTKEMYTFADRGGRSLTLRPEGTAGVLRAIAERNLHRGQLPVKVWYVGQNFRYEQPQSGRYRQHTQVGVETIGGDDPALDAEVVWMAWQAQRSIGLTGTRLLLNSLGCRECRPAYRELLQDFLRGIDLDEDTRRRAAINPMRVLDDKRPEVQAQLTDAPMITDHLCGACKEHHEQVRSYLADLGVVWEDAPRLVRGLDYYVRTTFELVHPGLGAQSAIGGGGRYDGLLATIGGPDLGGVGFGLGLDRTVLAVEAEGLTVGEPSRCDVYVVPLGAAARRRTVTLLRDLREAGVRSDTSYGGQGLKGAMKAADRSGAAFALVIGDRDLEQDSAQLKDLRGGGQRPVPLADLVDVVASAVTTAHAEQNASGQDQVEPTTKETHG, from the coding sequence ATGAGTTTCCAGGCGCCCAAGGGCACCTTCGACGTCGTACCCCCGAGGTCTGCCACCTGGCTCGCCGTGCGGGAGGCGCTGAGCCGACCGCCGCGGCTGGCCGGATACGAGTACGTCGAGACACCGTTGTTCGAGGACACCGGGCTGTTCGTCCGCGGCGTGGGTGAGTCGACCGACGTGGTGACGAAGGAGATGTACACCTTCGCCGACCGGGGCGGCCGCTCGCTGACGCTGCGCCCGGAGGGCACGGCCGGCGTGCTGCGCGCGATCGCCGAGCGCAACCTGCACCGCGGCCAGCTTCCGGTGAAGGTGTGGTACGTCGGGCAGAACTTCCGGTACGAACAACCGCAGTCCGGACGTTACCGCCAGCACACCCAGGTGGGGGTGGAGACGATCGGCGGCGACGACCCGGCGCTGGATGCCGAGGTCGTCTGGATGGCCTGGCAGGCGCAGCGGTCGATCGGCCTCACCGGCACTCGCCTGCTGCTCAACAGCCTGGGCTGCCGGGAGTGCCGCCCCGCCTACCGCGAGCTCCTCCAGGACTTCCTGCGCGGGATCGACCTGGACGAGGACACCCGCCGGCGGGCGGCGATCAACCCGATGCGGGTGCTGGACGACAAGCGCCCGGAGGTCCAGGCCCAGCTGACCGACGCGCCGATGATCACCGACCACCTGTGCGGCGCGTGCAAGGAGCACCACGAGCAGGTCCGCTCCTACCTCGCCGACCTCGGCGTGGTGTGGGAGGACGCACCGCGGCTGGTGCGCGGGCTCGACTACTACGTCCGCACGACGTTCGAGCTGGTCCACCCCGGGCTCGGCGCCCAGTCCGCCATCGGCGGCGGCGGCCGCTACGACGGGCTGCTGGCCACGATCGGCGGCCCCGACCTCGGCGGCGTCGGCTTCGGGCTCGGCCTGGACCGCACCGTGCTGGCCGTGGAGGCGGAGGGCCTGACGGTGGGGGAGCCCAGCCGGTGCGACGTGTACGTCGTACCGCTCGGCGCCGCGGCCCGGCGCCGGACGGTCACCCTCCTGCGCGACCTGCGCGAGGCGGGCGTACGGTCCGACACGAGCTACGGCGGGCAGGGCCTCAAGGGCGCGATGAAGGCGGCGGACCGTTCCGGCGCGGCGTTCGCGCTGGTCATCGGCGACCGCGACCTGGAGCAGGACAGTGCCCAGCTGAAGGACCTGCGCGGCGGCGGCCAGCGGCCCGTCCCGCTCGCCGACCTTGTCGACGTCGTGGCCAGTGCGGTGACGACGGCGCACGCCGAGCAGAACGCATCAGGGCAGGACCAGGTAGAACCGACGACGAAGGAGACGCACGGGTGA
- a CDS encoding MBL fold metallo-hydrolase: MLVAGFPTGVFAANCYVVATGAGQECVVVDPGQDAAGAVDEVVREHRLRPVAVLLTHGHLDHMWSVLPVCGSYDATCWIHPADRPLLADPMRGLPPEWAGALLGGGLTFAEPDDVRELTDGARVDVAGLSFTVDHTPGHTSGSVAFRTPVEGDVRGAGAPTWTGQASAAPELMFGGDLLFAGSIGRTDLPGGDHPTMLRTLADKVLPLDDRVVVLPGHGDQTTIGRERQTNPYLRGLVPGPARSG, encoded by the coding sequence ATGCTCGTCGCCGGCTTCCCGACCGGAGTGTTCGCCGCGAACTGCTACGTCGTGGCGACCGGGGCGGGGCAGGAGTGCGTCGTGGTCGATCCGGGCCAGGACGCCGCCGGCGCGGTGGACGAGGTGGTTCGCGAGCACCGGCTCCGGCCGGTGGCGGTGCTGCTCACCCACGGGCACCTGGACCACATGTGGTCGGTGCTGCCGGTGTGCGGGAGCTACGACGCGACGTGCTGGATCCACCCGGCCGACCGGCCGCTGCTCGCCGACCCGATGCGCGGCCTGCCGCCGGAGTGGGCCGGCGCGCTGCTCGGTGGCGGGCTGACGTTCGCCGAGCCCGACGACGTACGCGAGCTCACCGACGGCGCCCGGGTCGACGTCGCCGGACTGAGCTTCACCGTCGACCACACCCCTGGCCATACCAGCGGGTCGGTCGCGTTCCGTACTCCCGTCGAGGGAGACGTACGCGGGGCAGGTGCCCCCACGTGGACCGGCCAGGCGAGCGCGGCGCCCGAGCTGATGTTCGGGGGCGACCTGCTCTTCGCCGGGTCGATCGGACGCACCGACCTGCCGGGCGGTGACCATCCGACGATGCTGCGCACCCTTGCCGACAAGGTGCTGCCGCTCGACGACCGGGTCGTTGTCCTGCCCGGCCACGGGGACCAGACGACCATCGGCCGGGAACGCCAGACCAATCCCTACCTGAGAGGGCTCGTGCCCGGCCCGGCACGGAGCGGGTGA
- a CDS encoding DUF349 domain-containing protein encodes MSGTAEEPWGRVADDGTVYLRTDEGERAIGSWQVGDPEGALAFFRRKYDALALEVDLLASRVESGILAPDDAHNALRRERRNLAGAQAIGDLGALSARLDRLEEVIAGRRAERRTERKRQLEEARTAKAAIADEAEALATGSDWRHGVGRFRELLEQWKALPRLDKQTDDELWRRFSSARTSYTRRRKQHFSELNVRRDDARQVKEALAAEAEALADSTDWGRGTTQFRTLMQRWKAAGPAARDVEDQLWKRFRAAQDRFFNARNATFAEQDAEYRANLEQKEALLVEAEALLPVRDHRAARDAYRSLLARWDQIGRVPRDSVRTVEGRLRKVEEAIRSAESNEWRRTNPETRARANDTLTQLRNSIADLERDLEAQQAKGDVSGERRAQEALDARRAWLAEVEKTLDEFSG; translated from the coding sequence GTGAGCGGAACGGCAGAGGAGCCCTGGGGCAGGGTCGCGGACGACGGCACCGTCTACCTCCGCACCGACGAGGGCGAGCGCGCCATCGGATCCTGGCAGGTCGGCGATCCCGAGGGAGCGCTGGCCTTCTTCCGCCGCAAGTACGACGCCCTCGCCCTGGAGGTCGACCTGCTCGCCTCCCGGGTCGAAAGCGGCATCCTCGCCCCCGACGACGCGCACAACGCGCTGCGCCGCGAGCGCCGCAACCTCGCGGGCGCCCAGGCGATCGGCGACCTCGGCGCCCTTTCGGCCCGGCTGGACCGGCTGGAGGAAGTGATCGCCGGCCGGCGTGCCGAGCGCCGCACCGAGCGCAAGCGCCAACTCGAGGAGGCCCGGACCGCCAAGGCAGCGATCGCCGACGAGGCCGAGGCCCTGGCGACCGGCTCGGACTGGCGTCACGGCGTCGGACGCTTCCGCGAGCTGCTCGAGCAGTGGAAGGCACTGCCCCGGCTGGACAAGCAGACCGACGACGAGCTGTGGCGCCGCTTCTCCAGCGCCCGCACGTCCTACACCCGCCGGCGTAAGCAGCACTTCTCCGAGCTGAACGTACGCCGCGACGACGCCCGCCAGGTCAAGGAGGCGCTCGCCGCCGAGGCCGAGGCGCTGGCCGACTCCACCGACTGGGGCCGCGGCACCACCCAGTTCCGCACCCTCATGCAGCGCTGGAAGGCCGCCGGGCCCGCCGCGCGGGACGTGGAAGACCAGCTGTGGAAGCGGTTCCGCGCCGCGCAGGACCGGTTCTTCAACGCCCGCAACGCGACCTTCGCCGAGCAGGACGCGGAGTACCGCGCCAACCTCGAGCAGAAGGAGGCGCTGCTGGTCGAGGCGGAGGCCCTGCTCCCGGTGCGCGACCACCGTGCCGCCCGCGACGCCTACCGTTCGCTGCTGGCGCGCTGGGACCAGATCGGGCGCGTCCCCCGCGACTCCGTTCGTACGGTCGAGGGCCGGTTGCGCAAGGTCGAGGAAGCCATCCGGTCCGCGGAGAGCAACGAATGGCGCCGGACCAACCCCGAGACCCGCGCCCGGGCCAACGACACGCTCACCCAGCTCCGCAACTCCATCGCCGACCTCGAACGCGACCTCGAAGCCCAGCAGGCGAAGGGCGACGTCTCCGGCGAACGCCGCGCGCAGGAGGCACTGGACGCCCGCCGGGCGTGGCTCGCCGAAGTGGAGAAGACCCTCGACGAGTTCTCCGGCTGA
- a CDS encoding bifunctional (p)ppGpp synthetase/guanosine-3',5'-bis(diphosphate) 3'-pyrophosphohydrolase, with protein sequence MRQRLARLGRAPQGNPVLEPLFRIVRSTHPKADLALIERAYHTAERYHRGQTRKSGDPFITHPVAVATILAELGMTPPTLCAALLHDTVEDTPYTLTELRNDFGDEIALLVDGVTKLDKVKYGESAQAETIRKMVIAMAKDIRVLVIKLADRLHNMRTLRYVKQASQERTARETLEIYASLAHRLGMNTLKWEIEDLAFATLHPKLYDEIVRLVAERAPSRDEYLAKVIDRVQSDLREAKIKATVTGRPKHYYSIYQKMIVRGREFGDIYDLVGIRVLTDSVRDCYAALGVIHARWNPVPGRFKDYIAMPKFNMYQSLHTSVMGPEGKPVEMQLRTFAMHRRAEYGVAAHWKYKEDPTAASDTDSGGPNDMAWLRQLLDWQRETEDPGEFLDSLRFEINSDQVYVFTPRGDVIALPTGSTPVDFAYAIHTEVGHRCIGARVNGRLVPLESQLENGDLVEVFTSKAEGAAPSRDWLSFVRSPRARNKIRHWFTKERREEAIDQGKEQLARMVRKEGLPLQRMLTHESLASIARDLKYSDVSALYAAVGEGTITAQSVVRRLVESVGGAGEEAEDVSEAVIISPDTGRKERLPRGDSGVVVKGVTDVWVKLAKCCTPVPGDAIVGFVTRGAGVSVHRGDCVNIGHLTAQPERMVEVEWAPTAQSLFLVAVQVEALDRARLLSDITRILSDQHVNILSASVTTTRDRVAKSRFTFEMGDPKHLGHVLRAVRSVDGVFDAYRVTN encoded by the coding sequence ATGCGCCAGCGCCTGGCCCGGCTGGGCCGAGCGCCGCAGGGCAACCCCGTCCTGGAGCCGCTGTTCCGGATCGTTCGCAGCACCCACCCCAAGGCCGACCTGGCACTCATCGAGCGCGCGTACCACACCGCCGAGCGTTACCACCGGGGCCAGACCCGCAAGAGCGGCGACCCGTTCATCACCCACCCCGTCGCGGTGGCCACCATCCTCGCCGAGCTAGGTATGACGCCGCCCACCCTGTGCGCGGCGCTGCTGCACGACACGGTGGAGGACACGCCGTACACCCTCACCGAGCTCCGCAACGACTTCGGCGACGAGATCGCGCTGCTGGTCGACGGTGTGACCAAACTCGACAAGGTCAAGTACGGCGAGAGCGCCCAGGCCGAGACCATCCGCAAGATGGTCATCGCGATGGCCAAGGACATCCGGGTGCTGGTGATCAAGCTAGCCGACCGGCTGCACAACATGCGGACGCTGCGATACGTCAAGCAGGCATCGCAGGAACGCACCGCGCGGGAGACGCTGGAGATCTACGCCTCGCTGGCCCACCGGCTCGGCATGAACACGCTGAAGTGGGAGATCGAGGATCTCGCGTTCGCCACCCTCCATCCCAAGCTGTACGACGAGATCGTCCGGCTGGTTGCCGAGCGGGCACCCTCGCGCGACGAATACCTGGCGAAGGTCATCGACCGGGTCCAGTCGGACCTGCGCGAGGCGAAGATCAAGGCGACGGTCACCGGCCGGCCCAAGCACTACTACTCGATCTACCAGAAGATGATCGTGCGCGGCCGGGAGTTCGGCGACATCTACGACCTGGTCGGCATCCGTGTCCTCACCGACTCCGTACGCGACTGTTACGCCGCTCTCGGCGTCATCCACGCGCGATGGAACCCCGTGCCCGGGCGGTTCAAGGACTACATCGCGATGCCGAAGTTCAACATGTACCAGTCGCTGCACACCTCGGTGATGGGGCCGGAGGGCAAGCCGGTCGAGATGCAGCTGCGGACATTCGCCATGCACCGGCGGGCCGAGTACGGCGTCGCGGCCCACTGGAAGTACAAGGAAGACCCCACCGCCGCCTCGGACACCGACAGCGGCGGCCCCAACGACATGGCCTGGCTCCGGCAGTTGCTGGACTGGCAGCGCGAGACCGAGGACCCCGGCGAGTTCCTGGACTCGCTGCGCTTCGAGATCAACTCCGACCAGGTCTACGTCTTCACCCCGCGCGGCGACGTGATCGCTCTGCCCACGGGCTCCACGCCGGTCGACTTCGCGTACGCCATCCATACCGAGGTCGGGCACCGCTGCATCGGTGCCCGGGTCAACGGCCGGCTGGTTCCGCTGGAGAGCCAGCTGGAGAACGGCGACCTGGTGGAGGTGTTCACCTCCAAGGCGGAGGGTGCGGCGCCGAGCCGCGACTGGCTGAGCTTCGTCCGCAGCCCCCGTGCCCGCAACAAGATCCGGCACTGGTTCACCAAGGAGCGCCGCGAGGAGGCCATCGACCAGGGCAAGGAGCAGCTGGCCCGGATGGTCCGCAAGGAGGGCCTGCCGCTGCAGCGGATGCTCACCCACGAGTCGCTGGCCTCGATCGCTCGTGACCTGAAGTACTCCGACGTGTCGGCGCTGTACGCCGCGGTGGGGGAGGGCACGATCACCGCGCAGTCGGTGGTCCGCCGGCTGGTCGAGTCGGTCGGCGGTGCCGGCGAGGAGGCCGAGGACGTCTCCGAGGCGGTCATCATCTCCCCGGACACCGGGCGCAAGGAGCGGTTGCCCCGCGGTGACTCCGGCGTGGTCGTGAAGGGCGTCACCGACGTCTGGGTGAAACTGGCCAAATGCTGTACGCCGGTGCCGGGCGACGCGATCGTCGGGTTCGTCACCCGTGGCGCGGGCGTCTCGGTGCACCGCGGCGACTGTGTCAACATCGGTCACCTCACCGCCCAGCCCGAACGCATGGTCGAGGTCGAGTGGGCGCCCACGGCGCAGAGCCTGTTCCTCGTGGCGGTCCAGGTGGAGGCGCTGGACCGCGCCCGGCTGCTCAGCGACATCACCCGGATCCTGTCCGACCAGCACGTCAACATCCTGTCGGCGTCGGTGACCACGACCCGCGACCGGGTGGCCAAGAGCAGGTTCACCTTCGAGATGGGCGACCCGAAGCATCTGGGCCACGTGCTGCGCGCGGTGCGCAGCGTGGACGGCGTGTTCGACGCCTACCGCGTCACCAACTGA